The DNA window CAGTAAACGAGGGATCGAATGCCGTCCTAATAGTTTCACTGAGCGAGACTGTCGGCCAAGCTGTAACATTTACCTATTCAACCTCGCCGGGATCCGCAACCGCCGCCGATTACACAGTCCAGACAAATGTTTCCGGGTCAATTGCGTCAGGCGCGACAACAACAACTATCACCATAGTCACCATCGATGATGTCACTGCGGAAACCAGCGAAGCATTTTCGGTCGTCCTCTCCTCTCCTACAAATGCAGGAATTTCGGATGGAACAGGCTCAGTCACCATCAATGCCAACGATGGCGGCGCTGCAGGAGTTAGCTTCATGAATGATGTCCGTCCTATAATTACTTCCAGCTGCGCAATAGCCGCCTGTCATGGCGACGGCTCAAATCAAGGCAGTCTGACTTTTGGGTCGGCCACATACCCTGAGGTGAGGAATGCAAATGGGGGCAGTGGTCCTATTGTTATCGTCGGTAACGCCGCCAGCAGTAATCTGTACCTCAAAGTAACACCGACGCCGCCATTTGGATCGAGAATGCCAGTTGGGGGCCCGTTTCTTTCGGCAACTCAAATTAATCTTATCCGCGACTGGATAAACCAAGGCGCGCTGAATAATTAAGATTGTAGTCGGGTAGCACCTGTTCCGCGTTCCTGACATTTGTCGGGCGGTGCGATCTTATCTGTGGTATCGGGCGTCCCCGACGGGGCGGTTAGACTCGCCCGACACTATGATTAAACTGTCAGGCGGGGGCTGCCTGACAGTACAGACAGAGTACCCACCGTCCGCCACGGCGGAGTGGGGTACCCACGAGGTGCGGGAATTATAACATGAGATTGCCATCCAACGTGTCGGACAGCAAGTAGGTCAGTCCGCCGTGGCGGACTGACCTACTTAAAAGAAGGCAAAGCAATAACGGTGAGTGAGGGTTCAGCTTCGATAGCTTGTGTTCGTACCAGACCTACAGATTATTTTTGGGCGGCTTTGGGAAGACGAGCTTTCATTTGTTGGTAGCGTTCACGACCGTCTCGAAGATTTTTGGACAGTCCGCGCATTGAACTAATTTGCTCTTTCGCCCGGTCGATTCGTTCCTGGGTTTCAGGGTGTGAGCGAGACAACTTTTCAAACACATTGGTACTTGCGCCTGCACCGACCGCGGCAAGCTTATCAAACATTCCAATCGCGCCATTGGGATTGTAACCGGCATTTTTCATATAATAGATTCCAAAACTGTCGGCCTCGCGCTCGGCATCGCGAGAATACCCGGCGAAAGCCACTCCCATACCGATATTAATTGCTGCCGCAAGCACCTCGCTTGAATTCCCGCCTAACACCAGTTGCGAGGCCAGCCCTACACCGAGTGCGGTCTGCACTCGTTTCACTCCATGCCGGGCAACTACATGAGAAATTTCATGGGCCATCACCGCCGCCATTTCGGCCTCGGATTCCATATGTCTGAGCAGACCAGTGTAAAAATAAACATATCCACCGGGCGCGGCGAATGCATTGACATCATCAGATTCGATGACGGTAAAATGGTACACTATGTCTTTCCGGTCGCTCACAGCAACGATTTTATTGCCCACTTCGGCAAGGTATCTTTGCCACTCCATATCTTTGAAGGTTTTTTCAGTCGAAGCGACTTGCTTGGCCATTCCTGCGCCGATTGCGATTTCCTGGCTCGTAGGGATAATAATAAATGATTTGTCTCCGCCGGGGCCGGTTGTGGCGCATGATGTAAAAAGTGCTGCAACGAGGATGGAGAGGATTAAATATCGCATCCGATTCCTACAGGTTTGCCTTGTCTGCCAAATCACCGATGACAGGCAAGCGATGGTTTTTTCCCTGAAGGGCGAAGTAAATCCCCGCAGCGGCTAAGCCCAGCGCGGCGACCAGTAGTCCCCTAAACACAAAGTCAGCGATACGGTCAATAGAGAAAAGGATGGCAAGCATTTCTATGAAGAAGAGAACGACACCCTGACGGGCATGAAAATAGACCTGTTTGTTTTGCCGCATATTCATAAGAGGTATAAAACAGAGAAATGGCACATAGGCCATAATCGCGGCTACACGGGTCTCTTCATTGAGAAATTTCGCCTCTGCTTTTTCGGAGACAGAAACATTGATAACCACATCGTCCGCGGTTGTAGTGGTCGACGCATCGACGCCTGGCTCCACTGTCGGGTTATGAAAAAATGACTCGTTTGGATTCTGTTCTTCCATCGGGACCTCGATTTCCCCGCGTCATCATGAAACGCGGCATTTTGCTTAGAACGGCCAGAACAGTTCCTTGTCGGGCTCTGGCAATGTCACCGCAATCATTTCCTGTTCGGGCCAACTCTCTAATTTCTTCTCACCATCATAGAACGTAATTGACAATTCCGCAAGTCCAAACCCATCGGGTTGAACGAGATTGCGTCGGATAGCGATTTCTATATTTTCATCAAAAGCGTAACGGGTATCTGCATTGTCGGATTGATCCGCCGGCCCGGACGCATTCTTCAGTTGAAAATTCTCCGAGAAGCCGGATTGAAAACCAACCACCAAACGCGGCGCGGCAAGCGCATTGAGGACTTTCTTCACGGTCAGGTCGACCCGCAGGTAAAAATAATCCCGGTCAAATCCAAAATATATTGTCGAGGCCAGTCTATCCACGCGGTGCATTGTTCCGCCAGCTTTAAGACAGTCAAAAATCCCTGCGCCGCTCCATTCATAATAATATGATATACGACCGTCTATTTTGGGAGAGATGGTTCCTTCGGGAGCGATAAGAGTCGACGCCCGCAAACCGAGCGATATCGGCTTGAATAATGCCTCGGGTATATTGAGGCCGATTAGCGAATATACAGCCATAAGCTGTTTTCTGAAGATGATATCAAATTGCTGGTTATGGAACCCTTGGTGATCGTCGCCGTACCACCAACACCAATCCGAGCCCTCAGCGATATATATCTGAGTCCATGCGGCCTGCAATATAGTTTTATCGAACCGTGGATTTGCTGTAGAGAAGGCGCTCAAGGCATCGCGGGCATCGGTTAACAAATCCCATGCGGCATTATCTTCGGCATGGCCGATCCATATCCGGAAGTTATGATTTATCCATGAGCCGGCGAAAACCGAAGGCAATTCTTCGGAGGTCAGGGTTTGGGCCGCCTCGGTCATTGTCACCATTCTAATCTCGCTGTCACTGCTCAGTCTTTGGTAAAGCAAAGTCAAAAATTCATGGGCATCATCGGGGAAGTATTCCCATGCGTTCTCTCCGTCAAGAATGACAGGAACAACGGTCGAGTT is part of the Candidatus Zixiibacteriota bacterium genome and encodes:
- a CDS encoding Calx-beta domain-containing protein, with translation MKLSERILFLLTVPMVLSLLGCGGSDSPVEPQPTGPMLSINNVAVNEGSNAVLIVSLSETVGQAVTFTYSTSPGSATAADYTVQTNVSGSIASGATTTTITIVTIDDVTAETSEAFSVVLSSPTNAGISDGTGSVTINANDGGAAGVSFMNDVRPIITSSCAIAACHGDGSNQGSLTFGSATYPEVRNANGGSGPIVIVGNAASSNLYLKVTPTPPFGSRMPVGGPFLSATQINLIRDWINQGALNN
- a CDS encoding M48 family metallopeptidase — its product is MRYLILSILVAALFTSCATTGPGGDKSFIIIPTSQEIAIGAGMAKQVASTEKTFKDMEWQRYLAEVGNKIVAVSDRKDIVYHFTVIESDDVNAFAAPGGYVYFYTGLLRHMESEAEMAAVMAHEISHVVARHGVKRVQTALGVGLASQLVLGGNSSEVLAAAINIGMGVAFAGYSRDAEREADSFGIYYMKNAGYNPNGAIGMFDKLAAVGAGASTNVFEKLSRSHPETQERIDRAKEQISSMRGLSKNLRDGRERYQQMKARLPKAAQK